One Camelina sativa cultivar DH55 chromosome 3, Cs, whole genome shotgun sequence genomic window carries:
- the LOC104777486 gene encoding annexin D1: protein MATLKVSDSVPAPSEDAEQLRTAFEGWGTNEDLIISILGHRSAEQRKQIRQSYHETYGEDLLKTLDKELSNDFERAILLWTLEPAERDALLTNEATKRWTSSNQVLMEVACTRTSTQLLHARQAYHARYKKSLEEDVAHHTTGDFRKLLVPLVTSYRYEGDEVNMTLAKQEAKLIHEKIKDKHYTDEDVIRILSTRSKAQINATFNRYQDDHGEEILKSLEEGDDDDKFLSLLRSTIQCLTRPELYFVDVLRSAINKTGTDEGALTRIVTTRAEIDLKVIGEEYQRRNSIPLEKAITKDTRGDYEKMLVALLGEDDA from the exons atggcgactCTTAAGGTTTCTGACTCTGTTCCTGCTCCATCTGAAGATGCTGAGCAATTGAGAACTGCTTTTGAAG GATGGGGTACCAACGAGGATTTGATCATATCAATCTTGGGTCACAGAAGTGCTGAACAGAGGAAACAGATCAGGCAATCATACCATGAAACCTACGGCGAAGACCTTCTCAAGACTCTTGACAAGGAACTCTCAAACGACTTCGAG AGGGCTATCTTGTTGTGGACTCTTGAACCCGCTGAGCGTGATGCCTTATTGACTAACGAAGCAACCAAAAGATGGACTTCAAGCAACCAAGTGCTTATGGAAGTAGCTTGCACAAGGACCTCAACGCAGCTGCTTCACGCTAGGCAAGCTTACCATGCTCGCTACAAGAAGTCCCTTGAAGAGGACGTTGCTCACCACACTACCGGTGACTTCAGGAAGCTTTTGGTTCCTCTTGTTACCTCATACAGGTACGAAGGGGATGAAGTGAACATGACATTGGCAAAGCAAGAGGCTAAGCTGATCCATGAGAAAATCAAGGACAAGCACTACACCGATGAGGATGTCATTAGAATCTTGTCCACAAGGAGCAAAGCACAGATCAATGCTACTTTCAATCGCTACCAAGATGATCATGGCGAGGAAATTCTCAAGAGCCTTgaggaaggagatgatgatgacaagTTCCTTTCACTGTTGAGGTCAACCATCCAGTGCTTGACAAGACCAGAGCTTTACTTTGTGGATGTGCTTCGCTCAGCAATCAACAAAACTGGAACGGACGAAGGAGCTCTCACTAGAATTGTGACCACAAGAGCTGAGATTGACTTGAAGGTCATAGGAGAGGAGTACCAGCGCAGGAACAGCATTCCTTTGGAGAAAGCCATCACCAAAGACACTCGTGGTGATTACGAGAAGATGCTTGTCGCACTTCTTGGTGAAGATGATGCTTAA
- the LOC104777485 gene encoding pumilio homolog 9-like, translated as MAKKTTKGDKLSLGREGLCLSLRTYTHQHNILSPPQNHFLLYITNQNLSLRIVSLALLSFFSLLFFFFFFVSTHFYSVFDLMFGERFMGFGGFQGDFNLGRALPLPPPDFGSDGFLTKSLDSNPFLKNQCYNNKTGEALDLCRKLNKMGISCDMSIWTKPEEEPFRVDPGDFGSRARTLHGSSVQDLTGGAASQIHHDGFRNFSSVRLQNNNFHGASSPEELRLLGFQGSFNSNEYEETMASKTHRDFLFDHIHQPIKRSPCLRANNGAFKGSLMFEGFRVSQTLAAMEGSGAYYPEDSSLMRRYPEDCGLALSLAAMKASGELGGSYPEDTLIGQGSYDRMSPKSSIDLPLPLSLVSMVDIYGSVILMAKDQTGCRVLQKLVDEGTFLETNVIFLEIIDHVVELSMDPFGNYIVQKLIDACDEEQRTLIVSVLTSKPRELIKICLNTYGTRVVQKMIETVRTKHQMALVKSGIKPGILALVKDLNGNHVIQSCLQSLGPNDNKFVLEAATKHCAEIALHRHGCCVIQCCVANSVGPQHERLVAEISRNALRLSQDPFGNYVVQYLIEQKVSAVKLLVQFRNHYAELATQKFSSHVIEKCLREYPESRSEIVRELLSSPDFEYLLQDPYANYVIQTALAVTKGAVRAKLLEKVYRFGKLRSSPYCKKIFSKTILKK; from the exons ATGGCGAAAAAAACGACAAAAGGAGACAAACTCAGCCTTGGACGTGAAGGCCTCTGCCTCTCCCTCCGTACGTACACTCACCAACACAACATTCTCTCTCCCCCACAAAACCATTTCCTGTTATATATCACCAACCAAAACCTCTCTCTCCGTATTGTTTCCTTGgctttactctcttttttctctctcctcttcttcttcttcttcttcgtttctacacacttttactctgtttttgatcTGATGTTTGGAGAAAGATTCATGGGTTTTGGTGGGTTTCAAGGAGATTTTAACTTGGGACGagctcttcctcttcctcctcccgATTTTGGTTCTGATGGGTTTCTTACAAAGAGTCTAGACTCAAACCCGTTTCTGAAGAATCAGtgttacaacaacaaaactggTGAGGCTCTGGATTTGTGTAGAAAGCTTAACAAAATGGGTATCTCTTGTGACATGAGCATTTGGACCAAACCTGAAGAAGAACCTTTCCGGGTCGACCCGGGTGATTTTGGGTCTAGAGCTAGGACTCTTCATGGGTCTTCTGTTCAGGATCTGACTGGAGGAGCTGCTTCTCAGATTCATCATGATGGGTTTCGAAACTTTTCCTCTGTTCGTctgcaaaacaacaactttcatGGAGCTTCTTCTCCGGAAGAGCTTAGATTGCTTGGCTTTCAAGGTTCCTTTAATTCAAATGAGTATGAAGAGACGATGGCTTCTAAGACTCACAGAGATTTCCTCTTCGACCATATCCATCAACCCATAAAGCGTTCTCCTTGTCTCAGAGCCAACAACGGTGCTTTCAAGGGTTCGTTGATGTTTGAgggatttagggtttctcaaacCCTAGCCGCCATGGAAGGTTCTGGAGCTTATTATCCAGAAGATAGTTCTCTGATGAGGAGGTATCCAGAGGATTGTGGTTTGGCTCTGAGTTTAGCCGCCATGAAAGCTTCTGGAGAGCTTGGAGGTTCGTATCCAGAGGATACTCTGATCGGTCAAGGCTCTTATGATAGGATGAGTCCAAAGAGCAGTATTGATTTGCCTTTACCTCTGAGTCTCGTCTCCATGGTTGATATATACGGATCTGTGATCTTAATGGCCAAAGATCAGACTGGTTGTCGAGTTCTGCAGAAATTAGTTGATGAAGGAACGTTTCTTGAGACTAATGTTATATTCCTTGAGATTATTGACCATGTCGTTGAACTCTCCATGGATCCTTTTGGGAACTACATTGTCCAGAAGCTTATAGATGCCTGTGATGAGGAACAGAGAACGTTGATTGTGAGTGTGCTGACATCAAAACCAAGGGAACTTATCAAAATCTGCCTCAACACTTATGG GACAAGAGTTGTACAGAAGATGATTGAAACAGTGAGAACAAAACATCAGATGGCATTGGTCAAGTCAGGTATCAAACCAGGCATTCTCGCTCTTGTTAAAGATTTGAATGGCAACCATGTGATTCAAAGCTGCCTTCAGTCCCTTGGCCCTAATGACAACAAG TTTGTGTTAGAAGCTGCTACAAAGCACTGTGCTGAGATTGCACTTCATCGCCACGGATGCTGTGTTATTCAATGCTGCGTTGCAAACTCTGTTGGACCGCAACATGAGAGACTCGTTGCTGAGATATCAAGAAACGCACTTCGCCTTTCACAGGATCCTTTTGG GAACTATGTGGTGCAGTACTTAATCGAGCAAAAAGTGTCTGCAGTGAAGTTGCTAGTTCAGTTTAGAAATCACTACGCCGAGCTAGCGACTCAGAAGTTTAGTAGCCATGTGATTGAGAAGTGTCTAAGGGAGTATCCAGAGAGTCGATCTGAGATTGTCCGCGAGCTCCTCTCTAGTCCGGACTTTGAATATCTTCTGCAGGATCCTTATGCGAACTATGTGATCCAAACCGCACTCGCTGTAACCAAA GGAGCTGTTCGTGCTAAACTGTTGGAGAAGGTTTACAGGTTCGGGAAACTACGGTCGAGCCCTTACTGCAAGAAGATTTTCTCCAAGACTATCTTGAAGAAGTGA